In one Grus americana isolate bGruAme1 chromosome 1, bGruAme1.mat, whole genome shotgun sequence genomic region, the following are encoded:
- the P2RY2 gene encoding P2Y purinoceptor 2, with protein sequence MANLTTPPAWTRVINSSLDPGGAGDNAYKCVFDEDFKYVLLPISYGIVCVLGLFLNLLALYIFIFRIKTWNASTTYMFNLAMSDTLYVVSLPLLVYYYAMGDNWPFSVGLCKIVRFLFYTNLYCSILFLLCISIHRFLGICFPLKSLQWGHVRYARRVSVIVWVITVVCQSPVLFFVTTSVKRDTITCHDTSSKDLFGQFVIYSSVMLVLLFCIPFLIIIICYCLMARRLLQPTRGISRLSRSKKKSVKMIIIVLMVFIVCFLPFHVTRTLYYSFRSWDLSCQTLNTINLVYKVTRPLASTNSCLDPILYFLAGQRFMKFAGNKMPGKPQNEMALGIVPNSHLGTSNGSDTSSKDVKS encoded by the coding sequence ATGGCAAACCTAACAACTCCTCCAGCCTGGACCAGAGTCATCAACAGCTCCTTGGACCCAGGTGGCGCAGGAGATAATGCCTACAAGTGTGTATTTGATGAGGACTTCAAGTATGTCCTGCTGCCCATCTCCTACGGCATCGTGTGCGTGCTGGGGCTCTTTCTCAACCTGCTGGCCCTCTACATCTTCATCTTCAGGATCAAGACCTGGAACGCCTCCACCACATATATGTTCAACCTGGCCATGTCCGACACGCTCTACGTGGtctccctgcccctcctggTTTATTATTATGCCATGGGGGACAACTGGCCTTTCAGCGTAGGCTTGTGTAAAATAGTCCGCTTCTTGTTTTACACCAACCTCTACTGCAgcatccttttcctcctctgcatcAGCATCCATCGATTCCTGGGCATCTGCTTCCCACTGAAGTCGCTGCAGTGGGGACACGTTCGCTACGCCCGGAGGGTGTCGGTCATCGTGTGGGTGATCACTGTCGTGTGCCAGTCACCCGTGCTCTTCTTCGTCACCACCAGTGTGAAACGTGACACCATCACCTGCCACGACACGTCCAGCAAGGACCTCTTCGGCCAGTTTGTCATTTACAGTTCCGTGATGCTggtgctgctcttctgcatccctttcctcatcatcatcatctgctACTGCCTAATGGCCcggaggctgctgcagcccacaCGGGGGATCTCCAGGCTGTCCCGATCCAAAAAGAAGTCAGTCAAGATGATAATCATCGTCTTGATGGTCTTCATcgtttgttttcttcctttccatgtCACCCGTACCTTGTACTACTCCTTCCGGAGCTGGGACTTGAGCTGTCAGACCCTCAATACTATCAATTTAGTTTATAAGGTGACTCGTCCCCTAGCTAGCACCAACAGCTGCTTGGATcccattttgtatttcttagcAGGGCAACGATTTATGAAATTTGCTGGCAACAAAATGCCAGGGAAGCCTCAAAATGAAATGGCGCTGGGGATCGTGCCCAATAGTCACCTGGGAACCAGCAACGGCTCGGACACATCATCCAAGGATGTGAAATCCTAG